A part of Paraburkholderia largidicola genomic DNA contains:
- the rhaS gene encoding rhamnose ABC transporter substrate-binding protein, with the protein MNKPLRHAGAMMLCAAMLGVSVAASAAGIKPDLKIAFVPKQINNPYEVIADDGGMAAIKEFKGQGKVVGPSDAGASSQVSYINTLTTQRQDAIVIAANDANALVPYLKKAMSQGIKVVTFDSDTAPDGRQLFVNQANAESIGRGQIQLVSKLMGGEGEFAILSATPNATNQNTWIKWMQEELKKPEYSKLKLVKIAYGNDDDQKSFVETQGLLQAYPNLKAIVAPTSVGIAAAARYISTSSSKGKVAVTGLGTPNQMRAFVKNGTVKAFQLWDPGQLGYLAAYAAASLASGAITGKEGESFDAGKLGKRTIGAQGEIILGPPTTFDASNIDNFNF; encoded by the coding sequence ATGAACAAACCACTGCGTCACGCGGGAGCGATGATGCTCTGCGCGGCCATGCTGGGCGTGAGCGTTGCCGCGTCGGCGGCCGGCATCAAGCCGGACCTGAAGATCGCGTTCGTGCCCAAGCAGATCAACAACCCATACGAGGTCATCGCCGACGACGGCGGCATGGCCGCGATCAAGGAGTTCAAGGGGCAGGGCAAGGTGGTGGGTCCGTCGGATGCGGGCGCATCGTCGCAGGTGTCGTACATCAACACGCTGACGACGCAGCGTCAGGATGCCATTGTCATCGCGGCGAACGACGCGAATGCGCTCGTGCCGTATCTGAAGAAAGCGATGTCGCAAGGCATCAAGGTCGTGACGTTCGACTCCGACACGGCGCCCGATGGCCGTCAGCTGTTCGTGAATCAGGCCAACGCGGAGAGTATCGGGCGCGGGCAGATCCAGCTCGTGTCGAAGCTGATGGGCGGCGAGGGCGAGTTCGCGATCCTGTCGGCCACCCCGAACGCGACGAACCAGAACACGTGGATCAAGTGGATGCAGGAAGAGCTGAAGAAGCCCGAGTATTCGAAGTTGAAGCTCGTGAAGATCGCGTACGGCAACGACGATGACCAGAAGTCGTTCGTCGAGACGCAAGGGCTTTTGCAGGCGTATCCGAACCTGAAGGCGATCGTGGCACCCACTTCGGTTGGCATTGCGGCGGCGGCGCGCTATATCTCGACCTCGTCGAGCAAGGGCAAGGTCGCAGTGACGGGTCTCGGCACGCCTAACCAGATGCGCGCGTTCGTGAAGAACGGCACCGTGAAAGCGTTCCAGTTGTGGGACCCGGGTCAGTTGGGCTATCTCGCGGCGTATGCGGCAGCAAGTCTTGCGTCGGGCGCGATCACGGGCAAGGAAGGCGAATCGTTCGACGCGGGCAAACTCGGCAAGCGCACGATCGGCGCGCAAGGCGAAATCATTCTTGGACCGCCGACGACTTTCGACGCGAGCAATATCGATAACTTCAACTTCTGA
- a CDS encoding ABC transporter permease has product MAKPDSALLTRKRETPLRWETLLVVVLILSLGLGRVLSPVFLTGANLSNVLADLTEIALMALPMTLIIVAAEIDLSVASVLGASSALMGVLWHMGLPMPVVIVLVLLFGVIAGLFNGLVIVKLNLPSLAVTIGTLALFRGLSYVLLGDQAVADFPAGYTAFGMDTLFGTFIPLPFVIVIVCAVLFTVLLQATAFGRSLYAIGANSTAAAFSGIEVAKVRMRLFMLSGFMSALAGIVYTLRFTSARGDNGEGFELSVIAAVLFGGVSIFGGRGSMVGVLLSLLIIGVLKNALTLDDVSSETLTIVTGALLLASVLIPNLVARWRAMRDRKLIAAQTLTKPSAS; this is encoded by the coding sequence ATGGCTAAACCCGATTCCGCGCTGCTCACGCGCAAGCGCGAAACGCCGCTGCGCTGGGAAACCTTGCTGGTCGTCGTACTGATACTTTCGCTCGGGTTGGGGCGCGTGCTGTCGCCCGTGTTCCTGACGGGCGCGAATCTCAGCAACGTACTCGCCGACCTCACCGAGATCGCGTTGATGGCGTTGCCGATGACGCTGATCATCGTCGCGGCGGAAATCGACCTCTCCGTAGCGTCGGTGCTCGGCGCGTCGAGCGCGCTGATGGGTGTTCTGTGGCACATGGGTTTGCCGATGCCCGTCGTGATCGTGCTCGTGTTGCTGTTCGGCGTGATCGCGGGGCTGTTCAACGGGCTCGTGATCGTGAAGCTGAATCTGCCATCGCTCGCCGTCACGATCGGCACGCTCGCGCTGTTTCGCGGGCTGTCCTACGTGCTGCTCGGCGATCAGGCCGTCGCGGATTTTCCGGCGGGCTACACGGCGTTCGGCATGGACACGCTGTTCGGCACGTTCATTCCGCTGCCGTTCGTGATCGTCATCGTTTGCGCGGTGTTGTTCACCGTGCTGTTGCAGGCGACGGCGTTCGGCCGCAGCCTCTATGCGATCGGCGCGAACTCGACGGCAGCCGCGTTCTCCGGCATCGAGGTCGCGAAAGTGCGGATGCGTCTCTTCATGCTGTCGGGCTTCATGAGCGCGCTGGCGGGCATCGTCTACACGCTGCGCTTCACGAGCGCGCGTGGCGACAATGGCGAAGGCTTCGAGCTGTCGGTGATCGCGGCTGTGCTGTTCGGCGGTGTGAGCATTTTCGGCGGACGCGGGTCGATGGTCGGCGTGCTGCTGTCGCTGCTCATCATCGGCGTGCTGAAGAATGCGCTCACGCTCGACGATGTTTCGAGCGAGACGCTGACCATCGTGACGGGCGCGCTGCTGCTCGCATCGGTGCTGATTCCGAATCTGGTCGCGCGCTGGCGTGCGATGCGCGACCGCAAGCTGATCGCCGCTCAGACGTTGACAAAGCCGAGTGCTTCGTAA
- a CDS encoding ABC transporter permease has product MIRHSTHSHAASIEHTPMQRTRSGPGGIVGTIAKSRETTLFVVLILLILGTSLARPQFLNLQNLRDVLLNVSIVSLLTAGMTVVILMRHIDLSIGSTVGISAYAVGSLYVAFPHMPVLVALVAGVAIGLVAGGINALLIAVGRVPSLVATLSTLYIFRGADYAWVHGGQINATSLPEAYSRLATGTVLGIPTLALIAAAVLLALSFYLKHFRAGREHYAIGSNPEAARLAGVNVERRVMSGFLLSGAIAGFAGALWLARFGTVDASTAKGIELQVVAAAVVGSVAITGGVGTILGATLGALVLGVISIALVVLHVSPFWEQAIEGALIVAAIAADTLLARSVAKRMMRKRDHG; this is encoded by the coding sequence ATGATCCGGCATTCGACTCATTCACACGCGGCGTCGATCGAACACACGCCGATGCAACGCACGCGCTCGGGACCCGGCGGTATCGTCGGGACGATCGCGAAGAGCCGCGAGACCACGCTCTTCGTCGTGCTGATTCTGCTGATACTCGGTACGTCGCTCGCGCGGCCGCAGTTTCTGAATCTGCAGAATCTGCGCGACGTGCTGCTCAACGTGTCGATCGTCAGCTTGCTGACGGCGGGCATGACGGTCGTCATCCTGATGCGGCACATCGATCTGTCGATTGGCTCGACGGTCGGCATCAGCGCGTATGCCGTCGGCAGTCTGTATGTGGCGTTTCCGCATATGCCCGTGCTGGTCGCGCTGGTGGCGGGCGTCGCGATCGGGCTCGTCGCGGGCGGCATCAATGCGCTGCTGATCGCGGTAGGGCGCGTACCGTCGCTGGTGGCGACACTATCGACGCTCTACATTTTCCGAGGTGCCGATTACGCGTGGGTCCACGGCGGCCAGATCAACGCGACGAGCCTGCCCGAAGCGTACTCGCGTCTAGCGACGGGCACCGTGCTCGGCATTCCGACGCTCGCGCTGATCGCCGCCGCCGTGCTGCTCGCGCTGTCGTTCTATCTGAAGCATTTCCGCGCGGGCCGCGAGCATTACGCGATCGGCTCGAACCCGGAAGCGGCGCGTCTTGCTGGCGTCAACGTCGAACGGCGCGTGATGTCGGGCTTCCTGCTGTCAGGCGCGATAGCGGGCTTTGCGGGCGCGTTGTGGCTGGCGCGCTTCGGCACCGTCGACGCGAGCACCGCGAAAGGCATCGAACTGCAGGTGGTGGCGGCGGCCGTGGTCGGCAGTGTCGCGATCACGGGCGGTGTCGGCACGATACTCGGCGCGACGCTCGGCGCGCTCGTGCTCGGCGTCATCAGCATCGCGCTCGTCGTGCTGCACGTGTCGCCGTTCTGGGAGCAGGCTATCGAAGGCGCGCTGATCGTCGCGGCGATTGCCGCCGATACGCTGCTGGCCCGCTCCGTCGCCAAACGCATGATGAGGAAACGCGATCATGGCTAA
- a CDS encoding sugar ABC transporter ATP-binding protein — protein MQQHTQDVPRLELRHASKTFGRVRALLDGELMLWPGEVHALLGENGAGKSTLVKILAGVHQPDTGELRIDGVERRFATPAEARDAGLAVIYQEPTLFFDLSIAENIFMGRQPVDRFGRIQHDAMRREVDGLLASLGVDLRADRLVRGLSIADQQVIEIAKALSLNANVLIMDEPTAALSLPEVERLFTIVRKLRERDVAILFITHRLDEVFALTQHVTIMRDGAKVFDAPTSEMTTESVVAKMVGRDLETFYPKADVKPGDVRLSVRNLTRVGVFKDVSFDVRAGEIVALAGLVGAGRSEVARAIFGIDPIDSGEVQIAGKRLKTGSPAAAVRAGLALVPEDRRQQGLALELSIARNASMTVLGRLVRHGLISTRSETQLATRWGTRLRLKASDPSAPVGTLSGGNQQKVVLGKWLATGPKVLIIDEPTRGIDVGAKAEVYGALSELVQEGMAVLMISSELPEVLGMADRVLVMHEGRISAEISRADASEERIMSAALGQSAALLGRAA, from the coding sequence GTGCAACAACATACTCAGGATGTGCCGCGGCTGGAACTGCGGCATGCCAGCAAAACGTTCGGGCGCGTGCGCGCGCTACTGGACGGCGAACTGATGCTCTGGCCCGGCGAAGTGCATGCGCTGCTCGGCGAGAATGGCGCGGGCAAATCGACGCTCGTGAAGATACTTGCAGGCGTGCATCAGCCCGATACGGGCGAGCTTCGCATCGACGGCGTCGAGCGCCGTTTCGCGACACCCGCCGAAGCGCGCGACGCGGGTCTTGCCGTCATCTATCAGGAACCGACGCTGTTCTTCGATCTGTCGATTGCCGAGAACATCTTCATGGGACGGCAGCCCGTCGATCGCTTCGGCCGCATTCAGCATGACGCGATGCGCCGCGAAGTCGATGGGCTGCTGGCGTCGCTCGGCGTCGATCTGCGCGCGGATCGTCTCGTGCGGGGTCTGTCGATCGCCGATCAGCAGGTGATCGAGATTGCCAAGGCGCTGTCGCTGAACGCGAACGTGCTCATCATGGACGAGCCGACGGCGGCGCTGTCGCTGCCGGAAGTCGAGCGGCTGTTCACGATCGTGCGCAAGCTGCGCGAGCGTGACGTTGCGATCCTGTTCATCACACACCGGCTCGACGAAGTGTTTGCGTTGACGCAGCACGTCACGATCATGCGCGACGGCGCGAAGGTGTTCGATGCGCCGACCTCGGAGATGACGACGGAATCCGTGGTCGCGAAGATGGTCGGGCGCGATCTGGAAACGTTCTATCCGAAAGCCGATGTGAAGCCTGGCGACGTGCGTCTGTCGGTGCGCAACCTGACGCGGGTCGGCGTGTTCAAGGACGTGTCGTTCGACGTGCGCGCAGGCGAAATCGTCGCGCTCGCGGGTCTGGTCGGCGCGGGCCGCAGCGAAGTGGCGCGCGCGATTTTCGGCATCGATCCGATCGATTCGGGCGAAGTGCAGATCGCGGGCAAGCGTCTAAAGACGGGCAGTCCCGCCGCAGCCGTGCGTGCAGGCCTCGCGCTCGTGCCCGAAGATCGTCGCCAGCAAGGTCTGGCGCTGGAGTTGAGCATCGCGCGCAATGCGTCGATGACGGTGCTCGGACGCCTCGTGCGCCACGGCCTGATCTCGACGCGCAGCGAGACGCAACTCGCGACGCGTTGGGGTACGCGCCTCCGCCTGAAGGCCAGCGATCCCTCAGCGCCCGTCGGCACACTGTCGGGCGGCAACCAGCAGAAGGTAGTGCTCGGCAAATGGCTCGCGACAGGCCCGAAAGTCCTGATCATCGACGAGCCGACGCGCGGCATCGACGTCGGCGCGAAAGCCGAAGTGTACGGCGCGCTCTCCGAACTCGTGCAGGAAGGCATGGCCGTGCTGATGATTTCGAGCGAACTGCCCGAAGTGCTCGGCATGGCCGACCGCGTGCTCGTGATGCACGAAGGCCGCATCAGTGCAGAGATTTCACGCGCCGATGCGAGCGAAGAGCGCATCATGAGCGCGGCACTCGGGCAATCGGCGGCATTACTGGGGCGCGCAGCATGA
- a CDS encoding amidohydrolase family protein, translated as MKVVDPHIHLWDLETHHYPWLANPGVSFVGDARVLKHDYLIADLLKDAGDIELLKCVHVEANHDPKDPVEETRWLQSVADAAGSRSMPNGIVAAVDLAADNAAEVLEAHAAFANTRGVRQILNVHHDKLYDYVGRHFMREAAWRENVRLLRRHGMSFDMQLYPSQMEDAAELANAHRDTQFIVNHTGMFVDRNSVAGYRAWREGMKTLAQCPNVAVKISGLAMFDHKWTTESLRPYVLETIDTFGVDRAMFASNFPVDRQFGSYGDLWRAYASIVGDASDAEKDALFARNAERLYRI; from the coding sequence ATGAAAGTTGTCGACCCGCACATTCACCTGTGGGATCTGGAGACGCATCATTACCCGTGGCTCGCCAATCCCGGCGTGTCGTTCGTGGGCGATGCGCGCGTGCTCAAGCATGACTACCTGATCGCCGATCTGCTGAAAGACGCGGGCGACATCGAATTGCTCAAGTGCGTGCACGTCGAGGCGAATCACGATCCGAAAGATCCCGTCGAAGAGACGCGCTGGCTGCAATCGGTGGCGGATGCTGCGGGCTCCCGCTCGATGCCGAATGGAATCGTCGCCGCAGTCGATCTCGCTGCCGATAACGCCGCCGAAGTGCTCGAAGCGCATGCAGCATTCGCCAACACGCGCGGCGTGCGGCAAATCCTCAACGTGCATCACGACAAGCTGTATGACTACGTCGGCCGCCACTTCATGCGCGAGGCGGCGTGGCGCGAGAACGTCCGCTTGTTGCGCAGGCACGGCATGTCGTTCGACATGCAGCTCTATCCGTCGCAGATGGAAGACGCCGCCGAACTCGCGAACGCACATCGCGATACACAGTTCATCGTCAATCACACGGGCATGTTCGTCGATCGCAACAGCGTCGCAGGATATCGCGCGTGGCGCGAAGGAATGAAGACGCTCGCGCAATGTCCGAACGTCGCCGTGAAGATCAGCGGTCTGGCGATGTTCGATCACAAGTGGACAACCGAAAGCCTGCGGCCTTACGTGCTCGAAACGATCGACACATTCGGCGTCGATCGCGCGATGTTCGCCTCGAACTTTCCGGTGGACAGGCAGTTCGGCTCGTATGGCGATTTGTGGCGCGCCTATGCGTCGATCGTCGGCGACGCGAGCGATGCGGAGAAAGACGCGCTCTTCGCGCGCAATGCCGAACGGCTGTATCGCATTTGA
- a CDS encoding L-rhamnose mutarotase, with protein sequence METIAFRMVLNPGMRDEYERRHRAIWPELVDALHNAGVRDYRIFLDEDTHHLFAILTRDADHSMERLPELAVMRKWWDYMADIMQTAPDHTPLQQVLVPVFELQHPFH encoded by the coding sequence ATGGAGACAATCGCTTTCCGGATGGTGCTGAACCCCGGCATGCGCGACGAGTACGAGCGCCGGCATCGGGCAATCTGGCCGGAACTCGTCGACGCACTGCACAACGCAGGCGTGCGCGATTACCGGATCTTTCTCGACGAAGACACGCACCATCTGTTCGCGATACTGACGCGCGACGCCGATCATTCGATGGAGCGTCTGCCCGAACTCGCCGTGATGCGCAAATGGTGGGATTACATGGCCGACATCATGCAGACGGCGCCCGACCATACACCGCTCCAGCAAGTGCTGGTTCCAGTATTTGAACTGCAGCACCCCTTCCACTGA
- a CDS encoding LysR family transcriptional regulator has translation MSQNAASIPLVNRLKFKHLALLVALDDARNVHQAADAINVAQPSASRMLGDIEEALGFLLFERNARGMQPTPLGVVTLAYARRALADLTRFAEDLDAKRKGGHGQLTVGAIMGAAPDLLAMAVAALKTERPLLHVCILGETSDQVVQLLHRREVDLALGRLTNPLQHNDFSFEPLARETLVLVVRAVHPVAGRGAVSLRELMEWPWVAQPVTSPARILFEEELARAGLGTPANLTECASIFATLQLLENYDAVAMLPESVVRDHVRGKLLVALPVEIGKSLAGFGILTRKEEALAEPAQRFVDLLRVHSQRLAGVDNLAVGV, from the coding sequence ATGAGCCAGAACGCTGCCAGCATTCCCCTCGTCAACCGGCTCAAGTTCAAGCATCTTGCGCTGCTCGTCGCGCTCGACGACGCACGCAACGTCCATCAGGCCGCCGATGCCATCAACGTCGCGCAGCCGAGCGCGAGCCGCATGCTGGGCGACATCGAAGAGGCGCTCGGCTTTTTGCTGTTCGAGCGCAACGCACGGGGTATGCAGCCTACGCCGCTCGGCGTCGTCACGCTTGCCTATGCGCGTCGCGCGCTGGCGGATCTCACGCGTTTTGCCGAGGACCTGGACGCGAAGCGCAAGGGCGGGCATGGGCAATTGACGGTTGGCGCGATCATGGGCGCCGCGCCCGATCTGCTGGCGATGGCCGTCGCCGCGCTGAAAACCGAACGGCCGTTGTTGCATGTGTGCATTCTCGGAGAAACCAGCGATCAGGTGGTGCAATTGCTGCATCGCCGCGAGGTCGATCTCGCGCTGGGGCGCTTGACGAATCCGTTGCAGCATAACGATTTCAGTTTCGAGCCGCTGGCGCGGGAGACGTTGGTGCTCGTCGTGCGGGCCGTGCATCCCGTTGCCGGGCGGGGTGCTGTTTCGCTGCGCGAGTTGATGGAGTGGCCGTGGGTGGCGCAGCCAGTTACGAGTCCGGCCCGTATTCTGTTCGAAGAAGAACTTGCCCGGGCGGGGCTTGGGACGCCTGCCAATCTCACCGAGTGCGCTTCCATATTCGCCACGCTGCAGTTGCTCGAGAACTATGATGCGGTGGCGATGTTGCCGGAGTCCGTGGTGCGCGATCATGTGCGCGGCAAGTTGCTCGTTGCGTTGCCTGTGGAGATTGGCAAGAGCCTTGCGGGGTTTGGGATTCTTACTCGTAAAGAGGAGGCTCTGGCTGAGCCGGCGCAGCGGTTTGTTGATTTGCTTCGGGTGCATTCGCAGCGCCTTGCGGGGGTGGATAACCTGGCGGTTGGGGTTTGA
- a CDS encoding SDR family NAD(P)-dependent oxidoreductase: protein MLLKDKAVIVTGGSRGIGRAIAVACAKEGADVAINYWGDNDASYNRRSAVEEVVGEIESLGRRVIAVEGNVALKETGAELVRRTVVAFGKVDVLASNAGICPFHAFLDMPADVLETTVAVNLNGAFFVTQAAAQQMKAQGTGGAIVATSSISALVGGGMQTHYTPTKAGVHSLMQSCAIALGPYGIRCNSVMPGTIATDLNAEDLGDEAKKAYFEKRIPLGRLGQPEDVADCVVFLASDRARYVTGAALLVDGGLFVNLQ from the coding sequence GTGCTGCTGAAAGACAAGGCGGTGATCGTTACGGGTGGCTCGCGCGGTATTGGGCGGGCGATTGCCGTGGCGTGTGCGAAAGAGGGCGCCGATGTTGCGATCAACTACTGGGGCGATAACGATGCATCGTATAACCGGCGCTCCGCGGTCGAAGAGGTGGTCGGCGAGATCGAGTCGCTGGGGCGGCGGGTGATTGCCGTCGAGGGCAATGTCGCGTTGAAGGAGACGGGGGCTGAGCTTGTGCGGCGCACGGTCGTGGCATTTGGCAAGGTCGATGTGCTGGCCAGCAATGCGGGCATCTGTCCGTTTCATGCGTTTCTCGACATGCCTGCCGATGTGCTGGAGACGACCGTTGCCGTCAATCTCAACGGCGCGTTCTTTGTCACGCAGGCTGCTGCGCAGCAGATGAAGGCGCAGGGCACGGGCGGTGCGATTGTCGCGACGAGTTCGATCAGTGCGCTCGTTGGTGGGGGGATGCAGACGCATTACACGCCGACTAAAGCGGGTGTGCATTCGCTGATGCAGTCTTGCGCGATTGCGCTTGGGCCTTATGGGATACGGTGTAATTCTGTTATGCCTGGCACGATTGCCACGGATCTGAATGCCGAGGATCTCGGCGATGAGGCGAAGAAGGCTTACTTCGAGAAGCGGATTCCGCTTGGGCGGCTGGGGCAGCCGGAGGATGTGGCGGATTGTGTGGTGTTTCTTGCTTCTGATCGGGCCAGGTATGTTACTGGCGCTGCTTTGTTGGTCGACGGTGGGTTGTTCGTGAATTTGCAGTAG
- the rhmD gene encoding L-rhamnonate dehydratase produces MAMPTIRHVRAFVVRGGGADYHDQADGHWIDDHISTPMARYPQYRQSRRSFGINVLGTLVVEIEASDGTVGFAVTTGGEIGAFIVEKHLARFLEGQLVTDIEKMWDQMYFSTLYYGRKGVVLNTISGVDLALWDLLAKVRKEPVYQLLGGPVRDELQFYATGARPDLAKEMGFIGGKLPLQHNPAEGEEGLRKNIDKLAEMRSRVGDDFWLMYDCWMSLDVPYATKLAKAAHEYGLKWIEEALSPDDYWGYAELRRNVPRGMMVSTGEHEATRWGFRMLLEMNCCDLIQPDVGWCGGITELIKISALADAHNVMVVPHGSSVYSYHFVVTRHNSPFAEFLMMAPKADQVVPMFTPLLLDEPVPVNGRMKVPDTPGFGVRLNPECTLERPYQH; encoded by the coding sequence ATGGCGATGCCCACTATCCGGCACGTGCGTGCCTTCGTCGTCCGCGGCGGCGGCGCGGACTATCACGATCAGGCCGACGGACACTGGATCGACGATCACATCTCGACGCCGATGGCGCGTTATCCGCAGTACCGGCAAAGCCGGCGGTCGTTCGGCATCAACGTGCTGGGGACGCTGGTCGTCGAAATCGAGGCGAGCGACGGCACGGTCGGCTTCGCGGTGACGACGGGCGGCGAGATCGGCGCGTTCATCGTCGAGAAGCATCTGGCGCGCTTCCTCGAAGGACAACTGGTGACGGACATCGAGAAGATGTGGGATCAGATGTACTTCTCGACGCTCTATTACGGACGCAAGGGCGTCGTGCTCAACACGATTTCGGGCGTCGATCTCGCGCTGTGGGATCTGCTCGCGAAAGTGCGCAAGGAGCCGGTGTACCAGCTATTGGGCGGCCCGGTGCGCGACGAGTTGCAGTTCTACGCGACGGGTGCGCGGCCCGACCTTGCGAAGGAAATGGGCTTTATCGGCGGCAAGCTGCCTTTGCAGCACAATCCGGCAGAAGGTGAGGAGGGGCTCAGAAAGAACATCGACAAGCTCGCGGAAATGCGCAGCCGCGTTGGCGACGACTTCTGGCTGATGTACGACTGCTGGATGAGCCTCGACGTCCCGTATGCGACGAAGCTCGCGAAAGCCGCGCACGAATATGGCCTGAAGTGGATCGAAGAAGCGCTGTCGCCTGACGACTACTGGGGTTACGCCGAACTGCGCCGCAACGTGCCGCGCGGCATGATGGTATCGACGGGCGAGCACGAGGCGACGCGCTGGGGCTTCAGGATGCTGCTCGAAATGAACTGCTGCGATCTGATCCAGCCGGACGTGGGCTGGTGCGGCGGCATTACCGAACTGATCAAGATTTCCGCACTCGCCGACGCGCACAACGTGATGGTCGTGCCGCATGGGTCGTCGGTGTACAGCTATCACTTCGTCGTCACGCGTCACAACTCGCCGTTCGCCGAGTTTCTGATGATGGCGCCGAAGGCCGACCAGGTGGTGCCGATGTTCACGCCGTTGCTGCTCGACGAGCCGGTCCCTGTCAACGGCCGCATGAAGGTACCGGACACGCCGGGCTTCGGCGTGCGGCTGAATCCCGAGTGCACGCTCGAGCGGCCTTACCAACATTGA
- a CDS encoding MFS transporter, whose product MMNGTSSETRDTLDGIVSQVMRRLLPFLLLMYVLAFLDRANIGFAQKALQHDTGISNAAFAFGAGVFFVGYALFEVPSNLLLHRVGARLWMCRIMVTWGIVSAAMSLAHTATTFYALRFLLGVAEAGFFPGVIYYLTRWFPQSARARAVGVFYFGAPLAFMFGSPLSGFLLDLHGAMNLAGWQWLFLIEGGLASVVGVWAFFYLDDRPDDARWLTPQARKTLSAALDDDARAASAHGPRNLLAALVDKRVLLFSAIYLLIQMSVYGVIFYLPQQVAALMGESVGLRVGMVAAVPWICALALTWFVPRRADATGTHRRWAVALLVLAGCGIGISGATHSPLVAMIALCCAASGFIAAQPLFWTFPTRYLTGAAAAGGIALINSLGSLGGFIAPTLRTSAEHAFQSTSAGLLLLGAASLLAALLIGTLVRRDTARDAPAFPQPIHRAR is encoded by the coding sequence ATGATGAACGGGACCTCGTCCGAAACGCGCGACACCCTCGACGGCATCGTCAGCCAGGTCATGCGGCGGTTGTTGCCGTTCCTGCTGCTGATGTACGTGCTCGCGTTCCTCGACCGCGCGAACATTGGTTTTGCACAAAAGGCTTTGCAGCACGACACGGGCATTTCGAACGCCGCGTTCGCATTCGGCGCGGGCGTGTTCTTCGTCGGCTATGCGCTGTTCGAAGTGCCGAGCAATCTGCTGCTGCATCGCGTCGGCGCCCGGCTTTGGATGTGCCGGATCATGGTCACGTGGGGCATCGTGTCGGCGGCAATGAGTCTTGCGCACACGGCCACGACCTTTTATGCGCTGCGCTTTCTGCTCGGCGTCGCTGAAGCAGGCTTCTTTCCGGGCGTCATCTATTACCTGACGCGCTGGTTTCCGCAATCGGCGCGTGCGCGTGCGGTCGGCGTGTTCTATTTCGGCGCGCCGCTTGCCTTCATGTTCGGCAGTCCGCTGTCGGGCTTTCTGCTCGATCTGCACGGCGCGATGAATCTCGCGGGCTGGCAGTGGCTGTTTCTGATCGAAGGCGGGCTGGCGTCGGTGGTCGGCGTGTGGGCGTTCTTCTATCTCGACGATCGGCCCGACGACGCGCGCTGGCTCACGCCGCAAGCGCGCAAGACCTTGAGCGCGGCACTCGACGACGATGCGCGCGCCGCGTCCGCGCACGGCCCGCGCAACCTGCTGGCGGCGCTCGTCGATAAACGCGTGCTGCTGTTCTCCGCGATCTATCTGCTGATCCAGATGAGCGTGTACGGCGTGATCTTCTATCTGCCGCAGCAGGTCGCGGCGCTGATGGGCGAGTCGGTCGGCTTGCGCGTCGGCATGGTGGCGGCCGTGCCGTGGATCTGCGCGCTCGCGCTGACGTGGTTCGTGCCGCGCCGCGCCGACGCGACGGGCACGCACCGGCGCTGGGCGGTCGCGCTGCTGGTGCTTGCCGGATGCGGGATCGGCATATCGGGCGCGACGCACAGTCCGCTCGTGGCAATGATCGCGCTGTGCTGCGCGGCAAGCGGCTTCATCGCCGCACAGCCGCTCTTCTGGACCTTTCCGACGCGCTACCTGACGGGCGCGGCGGCCGCAGGTGGCATCGCGTTGATCAACTCGCTCGGCAGCCTTGGCGGGTTCATCGCACCGACGCTGCGCACGAGCGCCGAGCATGCGTTCCAGTCGACCTCGGCGGGCTTGCTGCTGCTCGGCGCAGCGAGTTTGCTGGCCGCGCTGCTGATCGGCACGCTGGTGCGCCGCGACACGGCGCGCGACGCACCCGCTTTCCCGCAACCCATTCATCGCGCCCGCTGA